The Sebastes umbrosus isolate fSebUmb1 chromosome 4, fSebUmb1.pri, whole genome shotgun sequence genome has a window encoding:
- the selenoo1 gene encoding selenoprotein O1 isoform X1: MAYLGPRLGPSRIFLTGSVSACRLLGSVGMADMGLSLSRSSLERLHFDNVALKKLPLDSTEEPGPRQVKGACFSRVKPTPLTKPRFVAVSHEALALLGLNGDEVVNDPLGPEYLSGSKVMPGSEPAAHCYCGHQFGQFAGQLGDGAACYLGEVKVPPEQHRELLRENPSGRWEIQVKGAGLTPFSRQADGRKVLRSSIREFLCSEVMFFLGVPTTRAGSVVTSDNTVVRDVYYSGKPRHERCSVVLRIAPTFLRFGSFEIFKRADENTGRHGPSYGRDEIRVQMMDYVIEMFYPEIQQTHPDRVERNVAFFREVMRRTARLVAHWQCVGFCHGVLNTDNMSILGLTLDYGPYGFMDRFDPDFVCNASDNSARYSYQAQPAICRWNLVKLAEALAPELPPDRAEAVMDEYLDLYNGFYLENMRKKLGLLNKDEPEDEILITELLQTMHNTGADFTNTFRSLSQISCPTEGQSEAGEELVKKATDLLLEQCAPLEELKAANKPSMDPRELAMLLSMAQSNPALFQMISDRTTIARQLDRLSKLKDLMETSQEELNTKQAEDWSRWITRYRKRLARDLEGQSDVLVAQEERVRVMDGTNPRVVLRNYIAQNAIEAAENGDFSEVQRVLKVLEKPFSSQPGLELPVWADGGDATEQGERDEGEEQQREAASSSTAKNPVPYDSKPPAWAQEICVTUSS, translated from the exons ATGGCTTATCTAGGACCGCGGCTCGGACCGTCACGCATCTTCCTCACCGGCAGTGTGTCCGCCTGCAGGCTGCTCGGCTCGGTCGGGATGGCCGACATGGGTCTGTCACTGAGTCGGTCCTCGCTGGAGCGGCTCCACTTCGACAACGTCGCCCTCAAGAAACTCCCGCTGGACTCTACGGAGGAGCCGGGACCGCGGCAGGTGAAAGGAGCGTGTTTCTCCCGGGTGAAGCCGACGCCGCTGACCAAGCCTCGGTTCGTGGCTGTGTCGCACGAAGCCCTGGCGCTGCTGGGGCTCAACGGGGACGAGGTGGTGAACGACCCGCTCGGACCGGAGTACCTCAGCGGGTCCAAAGTCATGCCCGGCTCCGAGCCCGCTGCTCACTGCTACTGCGGACACCAGTTCGGCCAGTTCGCCGGGCAGCTGGGCGACGGGGCGGCCTGCTACCTCGGGGAGGTGAAGGTGCCACCCGAACAACATCGCGAACTGCTCCGGGAAAACCCGAGCGGCCGGTGGGAGATTCAGGTGAAAGGAGCTGGACTGACTCCTTTTTCCAG ACAAGCTGATGGCCGTAAGGTCCTGCGCTCCAGTATAAGAGAGTTCCTGTGCAGCGAGGTGATGTTCTTCCTGGGTGTCCCCACCACCAGAGCGGGCTCTGTAGTGACCTCCGACAACACGGTCGTACGAGACGTGTACTACAGCGGGAAGCCTCGCCATGAGAGATGCTCTGTGGTCCTCCGTATTGCTCCCACCTTCCTCAG GTTTGGATCCTTTGAGATCTTCAAGCGGGCCGATGAAAACACGGGCCGCCATGGTCCCAGCTACGGACGGGACGAGATCCGAGTTCAGATGATGGATTATGTCATCGAGATGTTTTACCCCGAGATCCAGCAGACTCACCCAGACAGGGTGGAGAGGAACGTGGCTTTCTTCAGAGAG GTGATGCGCCGCACGGCTCGACTCGTGGCTCATTGGCAGTGTGTGGGTTTCTGCCATGGAGTCCTGAACACAGACAACATGAGCATCCTGGGACTCACGCTGGACTACGGTCCATATGGCTTCATGGACAG GTTTGATCCAGATTTCGTTTGCAACGCCTCCGACAACTCCGCCCGATACTCCTACCAGGCCCAGCCAGCCATCTGCAGGTGGAACCTGGTGAAGCTGGCCGAGGCTCTTGCTCCAGAGTTGCCGCCAGACCGGGCCGAGGCCGTCATGGACGAGTACCTGGATCTGTATAACGGCTTCTACCTAGAGAACATGAGGAAGAAGCTGGGCTTGTTGAATAAGGACGAGCCCGAGGACGAGATCCTGATCACGGAGCTGCTGCAGACCATGCACAACACAG GTGCTGACTTCACCAACACCTTCCGCAGTTTGAGTCAGATCTCCTGTCCCACCGAGGGACAAAGTGAGGCAGGTGAGGAGCTTGTGAAGAAAGCCACAGACCTCCTGCTGGAGCAGTGTGCCCCCTTAGAGGAGCTCAAGGCCGCCAACAAACCCTCTATGGATCCACG TGAGCTGGCGATGCTGCTCTCGATGGCTCAGAGCAACCCGGCGCTGTTCCAGATGATCTCAGACAGGACGACAATTGCGAGGCAGTTAGACCGACTCAGCAAACTGAAAGACCTGATGGAGACCAGCCAGGAAGAGCTGAATACCAAACAGGCGGAGGATTGGAGCCGCTGGATCACACGCTATAG GAAGCGTCTGGCTCGGGATCTGGAAGGCCAGAGTGATGTACTGGTCGCGCAGGAGGAGAGGGTGAGGGTGATGGACGGCACCAACCCTCGCGTGGTGCTCAGGAACTACATCGCCCAGAATGCAATTGAGGCTGCTGAGAATGGAGACTTCTCCGAG GTACAGCGGGTCCTTAAGGTTCTGGAGAAGCCCTTCTCTTCACAGCCAGGTCTGGAGCTCCCTGTGTGGGCGGACGGAGGCGACGCCACCGAACAGGGGGAGAGGGACGAGGGAGAGGAGCAACAGCGAGAGGCAGCATCTTCATCCACAGCCAAAAATCCTGTTCCCTATGACAGCAAGCCCCCGGCTTGGGCCCAGGAAATCTGTGTCACTTGATCTTCGTAA
- the mapk12a gene encoding mitogen-activated protein kinase 12 isoform X1 translates to MSKRVRPGYYRQEVNKTSWEVPERYRELKQVGTGAYGTVCSAVDSRTGTKVAIKKLYRPFQSELFAKRAYRELRLLKHMKHENVIGLFDVFTADLSLDRLHDFYLVMPFMGTDLGKIMKLQKLSEEKIQYLVYQMLKGLKYIHSAGIIHRDLKPGNLAINQDCELKILDFGLARQADSEMTGYVVTRWYRAPEVILSWMRYTQTVDIWSVGCIMAEMLQGKPLFKGSDHLDQLSEIMKLTGTPTQEFLSKLESEDAKSYIKTLPKSEKKDLQKVFSSTNPEAVSVLERMLLLDPECRVTAAEALIMPYFTEYREPEDETEAQPYDHSLDNTDQSLDQWKRHTFTEILTFKPVVPDSKETSL, encoded by the exons ATGTCTAAGCGAGTCCGACCCGGCTACTACCGCCAAGAAGTCAACAAAACGTCATGGGAAGTACCGGAGCGGTACCGGGAGCTGAAGCAGGTGGGGACCGGAGCTTACGGGACGGTCTG CTCAGCAGTGGACTCCAGAACAGGAACTAAAGTGGCCATCAAGAAGCTGTACAGACCTTTCCAGTCGGAGCTCTTTGCCAAGCGGGCCTACAGGGAGCTGAGGCTCCTCAAACAcatgaaacatgaaaat GTGATTGGCCTGTTCGATGTGTTTACTGCTGACCTCTCTCTGGACAGACTCCATGATTT TTACCTGGTGATGCCATTCATGGGGACCGACCTGGGGAAGATAATGAAGCTGCAGAAGCTGTCCGAAGAGAAAATTCAGTATTTGGTTTATCAGATGCTCAAAGGGCTCAAG tatattcattCTGCTGGTATAATTCACAGg GACCTCAAACCAGGAAATCTCGCCATCAACCAAGACTGTGAGCTCAAG ATCCTGGACTTTGGTTTGGCTCGGCAGGCGGACAGCGAGATGACGGGGTACGTGGTGACTCGATGGTACAGAGCCCCAGAGGTCATCCTGAGCTGGATGCGCTACACTCAGACTG TGGACATTTGGTCTGTGGGCTGCATCATGGCAGAGATGCTGCAAGGAAAACCTCTTTTTAAAGGCAGCGACC ACCTAGATCAGCTGTCTGAGATCATGAAGCTCACAGGAACGCCAACTCAGGAATTTCTATCAAAACTAGAATCTGAGGAT GCCAAAAGCTACATCAAAACCCTTCCAAAATCTGAAAAGAAGGACCTTCAGAAGGTGTTTTCCTCAACCAATCCAGAAG CCGTGTCTGTGCTGGAGCGCATGTTACTGCTGGATCCGGAGTGCAGGGTAACCGCCGCAGAGGCCCTCATTATGCCTTACTTCACTGAGTACAGAGAACCAGAGGATGAGACGGAAGCACAGCCGTACGACCACTCGCTAGACAACACAGACCAGTCCCTGGACCAGTGGAAAC gtCACACCTTCACAGAGATCTTGACTTTCAAACCAGTTGTGCCAGATTCCAAGGAGACCTCACTGTAA
- the mapk12a gene encoding mitogen-activated protein kinase 12 isoform X2 — protein MSKRVRPGYYRQEVNKTSWEVPERYRELKQVGTGAYGTVCSAVDSRTGTKVAIKKLYRPFQSELFAKRAYRELRLLKHMKHENVIGLFDVFTADLSLDRLHDFYLVMPFMGTDLGKIMKLQKLSEEKIQYLVYQMLKGLKYIHSAGIIHRDLKPGNLAINQDCELKILDFGLARQADSEMTGYVVTRWYRAPEVILSWMRYTQTAVSVLERMLLLDPECRVTAAEALIMPYFTEYREPEDETEAQPYDHSLDNTDQSLDQWKRHTFTEILTFKPVVPDSKETSL, from the exons ATGTCTAAGCGAGTCCGACCCGGCTACTACCGCCAAGAAGTCAACAAAACGTCATGGGAAGTACCGGAGCGGTACCGGGAGCTGAAGCAGGTGGGGACCGGAGCTTACGGGACGGTCTG CTCAGCAGTGGACTCCAGAACAGGAACTAAAGTGGCCATCAAGAAGCTGTACAGACCTTTCCAGTCGGAGCTCTTTGCCAAGCGGGCCTACAGGGAGCTGAGGCTCCTCAAACAcatgaaacatgaaaat GTGATTGGCCTGTTCGATGTGTTTACTGCTGACCTCTCTCTGGACAGACTCCATGATTT TTACCTGGTGATGCCATTCATGGGGACCGACCTGGGGAAGATAATGAAGCTGCAGAAGCTGTCCGAAGAGAAAATTCAGTATTTGGTTTATCAGATGCTCAAAGGGCTCAAG tatattcattCTGCTGGTATAATTCACAGg GACCTCAAACCAGGAAATCTCGCCATCAACCAAGACTGTGAGCTCAAG ATCCTGGACTTTGGTTTGGCTCGGCAGGCGGACAGCGAGATGACGGGGTACGTGGTGACTCGATGGTACAGAGCCCCAGAGGTCATCCTGAGCTGGATGCGCTACACTCAGACTG CCGTGTCTGTGCTGGAGCGCATGTTACTGCTGGATCCGGAGTGCAGGGTAACCGCCGCAGAGGCCCTCATTATGCCTTACTTCACTGAGTACAGAGAACCAGAGGATGAGACGGAAGCACAGCCGTACGACCACTCGCTAGACAACACAGACCAGTCCCTGGACCAGTGGAAAC gtCACACCTTCACAGAGATCTTGACTTTCAAACCAGTTGTGCCAGATTCCAAGGAGACCTCACTGTAA
- the selenoo1 gene encoding selenoprotein O1 isoform X2, whose translation MAYLGPRLGPSRIFLTGSVSACRLLGSVGMADMGLSLSRSSLERLHFDNVALKKLPLDSTEEPGPRQVKGACFSRVKPTPLTKPRFVAVSHEALALLGLNGDEVVNDPLGPEYLSGSKVMPGSEPAAHCYCGHQFGQFAGQLGDGAACYLGEVKVPPEQHRELLRENPSGRWEIQVKGAGLTPFSRQADGRKVLRSSIREFLCSEVMFFLGVPTTRAGSVVTSDNTVVRDVYYSGKPRHERCSVVLRIAPTFLRFGSFEIFKRADENTGRHGPSYGRDEIRVQMMDYVIEMFYPEIQQTHPDRVERNVAFFREVMRRTARLVAHWQCVGFCHGVLNTDNMSILGLTLDYGPYGFMDRFDPDFVCNASDNSARYSYQAQPAICRWNLVKLAEALAPELPPDRAEAVMDEYLDLYNGFYLENMRKKLGLLNKDEPEDEILITELLQTMHNTGADFTNTFRSLSQISCPTEGQSEAGEELVKKATDLLLEQCAPLEELKAANKPSMDPRELAMLLSMAQSNPALFQMISDRTTIARQLDRLSKLKDLMETSQEELNTKQAEDWSRWITRYRKRLARDLEGQSDVLVAQEERVRVMDGTNPRVVLRNYIAQNAIEAAENGDFSEVQRVLKVLEKPFSSQPGLELPVWADGGDATEQGERDEGEEQQREAASSSTAKNPVPYDSKPPAWAQEICVT comes from the exons ATGGCTTATCTAGGACCGCGGCTCGGACCGTCACGCATCTTCCTCACCGGCAGTGTGTCCGCCTGCAGGCTGCTCGGCTCGGTCGGGATGGCCGACATGGGTCTGTCACTGAGTCGGTCCTCGCTGGAGCGGCTCCACTTCGACAACGTCGCCCTCAAGAAACTCCCGCTGGACTCTACGGAGGAGCCGGGACCGCGGCAGGTGAAAGGAGCGTGTTTCTCCCGGGTGAAGCCGACGCCGCTGACCAAGCCTCGGTTCGTGGCTGTGTCGCACGAAGCCCTGGCGCTGCTGGGGCTCAACGGGGACGAGGTGGTGAACGACCCGCTCGGACCGGAGTACCTCAGCGGGTCCAAAGTCATGCCCGGCTCCGAGCCCGCTGCTCACTGCTACTGCGGACACCAGTTCGGCCAGTTCGCCGGGCAGCTGGGCGACGGGGCGGCCTGCTACCTCGGGGAGGTGAAGGTGCCACCCGAACAACATCGCGAACTGCTCCGGGAAAACCCGAGCGGCCGGTGGGAGATTCAGGTGAAAGGAGCTGGACTGACTCCTTTTTCCAG ACAAGCTGATGGCCGTAAGGTCCTGCGCTCCAGTATAAGAGAGTTCCTGTGCAGCGAGGTGATGTTCTTCCTGGGTGTCCCCACCACCAGAGCGGGCTCTGTAGTGACCTCCGACAACACGGTCGTACGAGACGTGTACTACAGCGGGAAGCCTCGCCATGAGAGATGCTCTGTGGTCCTCCGTATTGCTCCCACCTTCCTCAG GTTTGGATCCTTTGAGATCTTCAAGCGGGCCGATGAAAACACGGGCCGCCATGGTCCCAGCTACGGACGGGACGAGATCCGAGTTCAGATGATGGATTATGTCATCGAGATGTTTTACCCCGAGATCCAGCAGACTCACCCAGACAGGGTGGAGAGGAACGTGGCTTTCTTCAGAGAG GTGATGCGCCGCACGGCTCGACTCGTGGCTCATTGGCAGTGTGTGGGTTTCTGCCATGGAGTCCTGAACACAGACAACATGAGCATCCTGGGACTCACGCTGGACTACGGTCCATATGGCTTCATGGACAG GTTTGATCCAGATTTCGTTTGCAACGCCTCCGACAACTCCGCCCGATACTCCTACCAGGCCCAGCCAGCCATCTGCAGGTGGAACCTGGTGAAGCTGGCCGAGGCTCTTGCTCCAGAGTTGCCGCCAGACCGGGCCGAGGCCGTCATGGACGAGTACCTGGATCTGTATAACGGCTTCTACCTAGAGAACATGAGGAAGAAGCTGGGCTTGTTGAATAAGGACGAGCCCGAGGACGAGATCCTGATCACGGAGCTGCTGCAGACCATGCACAACACAG GTGCTGACTTCACCAACACCTTCCGCAGTTTGAGTCAGATCTCCTGTCCCACCGAGGGACAAAGTGAGGCAGGTGAGGAGCTTGTGAAGAAAGCCACAGACCTCCTGCTGGAGCAGTGTGCCCCCTTAGAGGAGCTCAAGGCCGCCAACAAACCCTCTATGGATCCACG TGAGCTGGCGATGCTGCTCTCGATGGCTCAGAGCAACCCGGCGCTGTTCCAGATGATCTCAGACAGGACGACAATTGCGAGGCAGTTAGACCGACTCAGCAAACTGAAAGACCTGATGGAGACCAGCCAGGAAGAGCTGAATACCAAACAGGCGGAGGATTGGAGCCGCTGGATCACACGCTATAG GAAGCGTCTGGCTCGGGATCTGGAAGGCCAGAGTGATGTACTGGTCGCGCAGGAGGAGAGGGTGAGGGTGATGGACGGCACCAACCCTCGCGTGGTGCTCAGGAACTACATCGCCCAGAATGCAATTGAGGCTGCTGAGAATGGAGACTTCTCCGAG GTACAGCGGGTCCTTAAGGTTCTGGAGAAGCCCTTCTCTTCACAGCCAGGTCTGGAGCTCCCTGTGTGGGCGGACGGAGGCGACGCCACCGAACAGGGGGAGAGGGACGAGGGAGAGGAGCAACAGCGAGAGGCAGCATCTTCATCCACAGCCAAAAATCCTGTTCCCTATGACAGCAAGCCCCCGGCTTGGGCCCAGGAAATCTGTGTCACTTGA
- the trabd gene encoding traB domain-containing protein isoform X1, producing MSSSCSLSHAALTASNMDQDNNSEDESVGASEDPSEEELPCLPPDLSDGEAMDMLWKWRTQRRQSSPELPETVTRLTAPDGSLLYLVGTAHFSDSSKKDVSTTIRAVQPDVVVVELCQYRVSMLKMDENTLLREAKDINLDKVQQAIKQNGLMSGLMQILLLKVSAHITEQLGMAPGGEFREAFKEAGLVPFCKFHLGDRPIPVTFKRAIAALSLWQKARLAWGLCFLSDPISKEDVEKCKQKDLLEQTMSEMIGEFPALHQTIVAERDIYLTHTLRQATRCVESPHNAQKVPAVVVGVVGMGHVPGIERNWEKQLNISEIMSVAPPSRFGWVVRTVIKGVMMGVLGYACYRAGGTLGRALLSLPTVQTLLETLQPPPALSPPPALSQQ from the exons ATGTCTTCATCCTGCTCTCTGTCACACGCAGCTCTCACTGCTTCAAACATGGATCAGGACAACAACTCAGAG GATGAGTCAGTCGGTGCATCGGAGGACCCTTCGGAAGAGGAACTGCCTTGTCTACCTCCAGACCTCT CGGACGGTGAAGCAATGGATATGCTTTGGAAGTGGCGTACCCAGCGCCGCCAGTCGTCCCCTGAGCTCCCAGAGACAGTGACGCGTCTTACTGCCCCTGATGGCAGCCTCCTCTACCTGGTGGGCACAGCCCACTTCAGTGACAGCAGCAAAAAGGACGTGTCCACG ACGATCCGCGCTGTGCAGCCAgacgtggtggtggtggagctgTGCCAGTACAGGGTGTCTATGCTGAAGATGGACGAGAATACACTGCTGAGGGAAGCCAAAGACATCAACCTGGATAAGGTTCAGCAGGCCATTAAACAG AACGGGTTGATGTCTGGCCTCATGCAGATTCTCCTGCTCAAAGTTTCAGCACACATCACAGAGCAGCTGGGCATGGCTCCTGGAGGAGAGTTTAGGGAGGCCTTCAAAGAG GCTGGACTAGTGCCGTTCTGTAAATTTCACCTTGGGGACAGGCCCATCCCTGTGACGTTCAAGAGGGCCATTGCAGCGCTCAGTCTGTGGCAGAAGGCCCGTCTGGCGTGGGGTCTTTGCTTTCTGTCAGACCCGATCAG TAAAGAGGACGTAGAGAAGTGCAAACAGAAGGATCTGCTGGAGCAGACCATGTCAGAGATGATCGGCGAGTTTCCTGCTCTCCACCAGACCATCGTGGCTGAAAGAGACATTTACCTCACGCACACGCTCCGCCAGGCTACACGCTGCGTGGAGTCCCCCCATAATGCCCAGA aaGTGCCTGCTGTGGTGGTGGGAGTTGTAGGGATGGGTCATGTCCCCGGCATAGAAAGAAACTGGGAGAAGCAGCTCAACATAAGTGAAATCATGAG TGTTGCACCTCCCTCACGTTTCGGCTGGGTCGTGCGCACGGTCATAAAGGGCGTCATGATGGGAGTGCTGGGATACGCCTGCTACCGTGCTGGAGGGACATTAGGTAGAGCCTTGCTGTCTTTACCTACAGTCCAAACTTTACTGGAGACCCTGCAGCCACCCCCTGCTCTGAGCCCACCCCCTGCTCTGAGCCAACAGTGA
- the trabd gene encoding traB domain-containing protein isoform X2 has product MDQDNNSEDESVGASEDPSEEELPCLPPDLSDGEAMDMLWKWRTQRRQSSPELPETVTRLTAPDGSLLYLVGTAHFSDSSKKDVSTTIRAVQPDVVVVELCQYRVSMLKMDENTLLREAKDINLDKVQQAIKQNGLMSGLMQILLLKVSAHITEQLGMAPGGEFREAFKEAGLVPFCKFHLGDRPIPVTFKRAIAALSLWQKARLAWGLCFLSDPISKEDVEKCKQKDLLEQTMSEMIGEFPALHQTIVAERDIYLTHTLRQATRCVESPHNAQKVPAVVVGVVGMGHVPGIERNWEKQLNISEIMSVAPPSRFGWVVRTVIKGVMMGVLGYACYRAGGTLGRALLSLPTVQTLLETLQPPPALSPPPALSQQ; this is encoded by the exons ATGGATCAGGACAACAACTCAGAG GATGAGTCAGTCGGTGCATCGGAGGACCCTTCGGAAGAGGAACTGCCTTGTCTACCTCCAGACCTCT CGGACGGTGAAGCAATGGATATGCTTTGGAAGTGGCGTACCCAGCGCCGCCAGTCGTCCCCTGAGCTCCCAGAGACAGTGACGCGTCTTACTGCCCCTGATGGCAGCCTCCTCTACCTGGTGGGCACAGCCCACTTCAGTGACAGCAGCAAAAAGGACGTGTCCACG ACGATCCGCGCTGTGCAGCCAgacgtggtggtggtggagctgTGCCAGTACAGGGTGTCTATGCTGAAGATGGACGAGAATACACTGCTGAGGGAAGCCAAAGACATCAACCTGGATAAGGTTCAGCAGGCCATTAAACAG AACGGGTTGATGTCTGGCCTCATGCAGATTCTCCTGCTCAAAGTTTCAGCACACATCACAGAGCAGCTGGGCATGGCTCCTGGAGGAGAGTTTAGGGAGGCCTTCAAAGAG GCTGGACTAGTGCCGTTCTGTAAATTTCACCTTGGGGACAGGCCCATCCCTGTGACGTTCAAGAGGGCCATTGCAGCGCTCAGTCTGTGGCAGAAGGCCCGTCTGGCGTGGGGTCTTTGCTTTCTGTCAGACCCGATCAG TAAAGAGGACGTAGAGAAGTGCAAACAGAAGGATCTGCTGGAGCAGACCATGTCAGAGATGATCGGCGAGTTTCCTGCTCTCCACCAGACCATCGTGGCTGAAAGAGACATTTACCTCACGCACACGCTCCGCCAGGCTACACGCTGCGTGGAGTCCCCCCATAATGCCCAGA aaGTGCCTGCTGTGGTGGTGGGAGTTGTAGGGATGGGTCATGTCCCCGGCATAGAAAGAAACTGGGAGAAGCAGCTCAACATAAGTGAAATCATGAG TGTTGCACCTCCCTCACGTTTCGGCTGGGTCGTGCGCACGGTCATAAAGGGCGTCATGATGGGAGTGCTGGGATACGCCTGCTACCGTGCTGGAGGGACATTAGGTAGAGCCTTGCTGTCTTTACCTACAGTCCAAACTTTACTGGAGACCCTGCAGCCACCCCCTGCTCTGAGCCCACCCCCTGCTCTGAGCCAACAGTGA